CGAGCGCGATCGCGATCAGCACCCGCTGCCGCATCCCGCCGGAGAGCTGGTGGGGGTACTCCCGCACCCGCCTGCCCGGTTCGGGGATGCCGACCTTCTCGAGGAGCGCCACGGCCCGGTCCTGGGCCTCCGCGCGGTCGACGTCGAGGTGCGCCCTGAGGACCTCGCGCAGCTGCACGCCGATGGTCACCACCGGGTTCAGCGAGGACATCGGGTCCTGGAAGACCATCGCGATCTCGCGTCCGCGCAGTCTGCTCATCTCCCGCTCGCTGGCGTCCAGGAGGTTGCGCCCGCCGTAGAGGACCTGGCCGCTGGTGCGGGCGGCGCGGCGCGGCAGCAGGCCCATCACGGCCAGCGAGGTGACCGACTTGCCGCTGCCGGACTCGCCGACCAGGCCGACGTGCTGGCCCGCGTGCACGCTGAAGGAGACCTCGTCGACGGCCACCACGTCACGGCGCCCGCGACCGCCGAAGACGACGGACAGGTCGCGCACGTCGAGCAGGGGCTCGCCCACGGGTGTGTCGTCCACGGCCGTCACCTCCGGGACCGGGGGTCGAGAGCCTCGCGCATCGCCTCGCCCAGCAGCGTGAAGCCGAGGGCGGTGAAGGCGATCGCGAAGCCGGGAAGGAGGGCGAGGCGGGCCGCGGCCTCGAAGCGGTCCTGGGCCGCGACGAGCATGCGGCCCCACTCCGCCACAGCGGGGTCGGCCTCGCCGAGGCCGAGGTAGGACAGCGCCGCGACCTCGATGATGGCCGTGGCGAGGTTCAGCGTCGCCTGCACGATGGTCGGTCCGATCGCGTTCGGCACGATGTGGCCGGAGACGATCTTCCGCTTGCGGATGCCGAGCGCCCCCGCGGCGAGCACGTAGTCGGACTTGCCCTGCGAGAGCATCGAGCCGCGCAGCAGGCGCGCGAAGATCGGCACCTGCGCGGTGCCGATCGCGATCATCACGGCGTAGGCGTTCTGACCGAGGACGGCGACGATGCTGACCGCGAGCAGCAGGCTGGGCACCGACAGCATCACGTCGACCAGGCGCATCACCGCGTTGTCGACCCACGAGCCGACCCGGCCGCCGAGCGCACCGAACCCGCCCGCGACGGCGCCGAGGCCGGCGCCGGCGACGAGGCCGATCGCGGTCGAGATGACGCCGTACGCCAGCGACTGGCGGGCCCCGTAGACCAGCTGGGTCCACATGTCGGAGCCGTAGCGGTCCAGGCCCAACCAGTGGTCCTCGGAGGGTCCGGGGACCGAGGACGGGGTCACCAGGCCGGCGTCGGCGGTGGAGCCCGGCTCGTAGGACGTCAGCAGCGGGGCGAAGAGGGCGACCAGCACGAAGAGCAGCACGATGACCGCCCCGGCGATCGCGGTCGGGTTGCGCCGCAGGCGGCGGAACGCCGCCCGCCAGAGACCGACGCCACCGGCCTCGTCGGGGCCCGCGCCGTGCCCGCCGCTGCCGGCCAGCATGATCTCGGCGGAGTCGGCGCCCGTCCGGCCGCTCACGAGACCCTCACCCTGGGGTCGATGACGCCGTAGGCCAGGTCGACGAGGAGGTTGATCAGGGAGTAGGTGATCGCGATGAAGATGATGAACCCCTGGAGGACGGGGAAGTCGCGCTGGGAGATCGCCTGGAAGAGGTAGCTGCCGATCCCGTTGAAGGCGAAGACGCTCTCGGTGAGCACGGCGCCGGAGAGCAGCAGGCCGGCCTGGAGGCCGATGGTGGTGACCACCGGCAGCAGCGCGTTGCGCAGGACGTGGCGGCGGCTGACGATGCGGCGGCTGAGGCCCTTGGACTCCGCGGTGCGGACGTAGTCCTCGTGCAGCACCTCGGCCACCGAGGCCCGGGTGATGCGCACGATGATCGCCAGCGGGATGGTGCCGAGCGCGACCGCGGGCAGGACGAGGTGGACCATCGCGTTGAAGGCGGCGTCCCACTCACGTGTCAGCAGCCCGTCGAGCACGTAGAAGTTGGTGATGTGGGTGGCGTCCATCCGGGCGTCCTGGCGCAGCGCGGTCGGGAGCAGGCCGAGCCAGTCGGCGAAGACGAGCTTGAGCAGGATGGCGAGGAAGAACACCGGGGTGGCCACCCCGAGCAGCGAGCCCGACACCACGGCGGTGTCGAGGAAGCGGCCCTGGTTGCGGGCCGCGAGGTACCCGAGCGGCACCCCGACCACGATCGCGAACAGCAGGGCCGTGGTGGCCAGCTCGATCGTGGCGGGGAACCGTTCGAAGAAGGTCGTCAGGACCGGCTGGCCGGTCTTGATCGAGTCCCCGAAGTCGCCCTGCAGCAGTGCCTTGACGTAGATCAGGTACTGCTGCAGGAGCGGTTGGTCGAAGCCGTAGGACGCGTTGACCCGGGCGATCCCCTCCGGGGTGGCGCGCTCCCCCAGCAGCGACCGCGCAGGGTCACCGGGGA
The Nocardioides marinisabuli genome window above contains:
- a CDS encoding ABC transporter ATP-binding protein produces the protein MDDTPVGEPLLDVRDLSVVFGGRGRRDVVAVDEVSFSVHAGQHVGLVGESGSGKSVTSLAVMGLLPRRAARTSGQVLYGGRNLLDASEREMSRLRGREIAMVFQDPMSSLNPVVTIGVQLREVLRAHLDVDRAEAQDRAVALLEKVGIPEPGRRVREYPHQLSGGMRQRVLIAIALACEPKLLIADEPTTALDVTIQAQVLEVLKDLVRDTDAALLMITHDLGVVAGLCDDVNVMYSGRIVEAAGRGPLFAQPRHPYTSGLLASIPRLDHPRGTPLTPIPGSPTQTIPWTQGCAFAPRCGNVVDECTTRAPSLERVGDRALRCFNPVAEPAPSPGASP
- a CDS encoding ABC transporter permease is translated as MSGRTGADSAEIMLAGSGGHGAGPDEAGGVGLWRAAFRRLRRNPTAIAGAVIVLLFVLVALFAPLLTSYEPGSTADAGLVTPSSVPGPSEDHWLGLDRYGSDMWTQLVYGARQSLAYGVISTAIGLVAGAGLGAVAGGFGALGGRVGSWVDNAVMRLVDVMLSVPSLLLAVSIVAVLGQNAYAVMIAIGTAQVPIFARLLRGSMLSQGKSDYVLAAGALGIRKRKIVSGHIVPNAIGPTIVQATLNLATAIIEVAALSYLGLGEADPAVAEWGRMLVAAQDRFEAAARLALLPGFAIAFTALGFTLLGEAMREALDPRSRR
- a CDS encoding ABC transporter permease — translated: MLKFALRRLALLVPVLFGLSVLLFAWVRALPGDPARSLLGERATPEGIARVNASYGFDQPLLQQYLIYVKALLQGDFGDSIKTGQPVLTTFFERFPATIELATTALLFAIVVGVPLGYLAARNQGRFLDTAVVSGSLLGVATPVFFLAILLKLVFADWLGLLPTALRQDARMDATHITNFYVLDGLLTREWDAAFNAMVHLVLPAVALGTIPLAIIVRITRASVAEVLHEDYVRTAESKGLSRRIVSRRHVLRNALLPVVTTIGLQAGLLLSGAVLTESVFAFNGIGSYLFQAISQRDFPVLQGFIIFIAITYSLINLLVDLAYGVIDPRVRVS